The Acidobacteriaceae bacterium nucleotide sequence CAAACTCCGCAGAAGCGATGGTAGCCGAGCTGGCGTATCTGAAAGCGCAGACGGAAGAGCTCGCGAACTCCATCGCGAAGGCAGATGCTGAACGCGAGAAGCTGACTCACTCCGAGATGGCAGCGTTGCAGCGGCAGTGCATTGCTGCGGCTCTTGAAGGCCGCGACCAGTTGGCCGAAATGGCCGTGCGCGTGAAGGGGCTGATCGGGATCGCCATGCGGCAGTACGAACTGGACCTCGACCGCATCAAGCGGCCGCCGCGCGGCGCCATGGCCGAGTCCCTGCTCACGGCTGAAACAGCCACCACGTTTCGTTTCGTGAACGGCAAACGCCAAAACCGCTAACACATCCCCACGCGGCGGGCGTACCATCCAAGCTGACAATATGCTTGCGGAAATCATCGCGATCGGCAGCGAAATGCTGACGCCGGATCGCCAGGACACGAACTCGCTTTATCTCACGCGCGGCCTTAACGGGCTGGGCGTTTCCGTCGCCTTCAAGACCATCGTCGGCGACAACCGCCAGCACCTGGCCTATGCGATTCGCATCGCGCTGCGCCGGGCAGACGTTGTTCTTCTTTCGGGCGGTCTTGGTCCCACAGAAGACGACCTGACGCGCGAGTGCGCCGCCGAAGCTCTGGGCGTTACGCTGCACCGCGACCCTGACCTCATGGTCGCGCTGACTCGGCGCTACGCTGAACGACGCACAACGATGCCGACCAACAACGAGCGTCAGACCGAGGTGCTCGACGGCGGTGTCGTGCTGCCGAACGCCAACGGCACGGCACCGGGCCAGTGGCTCGACACGACCGTGGAAGGGCATCGCAAGATTCTCATCCTGCTGCCCGGACCACCGAAGGAACTGAAGCCGCTCTTCGACACCGAGTGCGTGCCACGGCTAGCGGCGACGCTGCCGCCGCGCTTTATGGCACGCCGCCAACTGCGCATGGCGCTGATGCCGGAGTCGCAGGTGGACGCCCGCACAGCGCCGATTTACCAGAAGTTCACCGACGTAGAGACGACGATCCTGGCCGGTCACGCGGAGATTCAACTGCACTTCGTCTGCTCGAAGCCAACGCAGGAAGAGGCCGACCGCCGCGTCAACGAAGTGACGGAGCTGGTCGAGCATGAGATGGGCGATGACATCTTCTCCTCGCACGGCGAGTCGCTCGAAGAGATCGCCATCCTGATGCTTGGCCTGCAGGACATGACGCTGTCCGTCGCCGAAAGCTGCACCGGGGGCCTGCTCTCCGAGCGCCTGACCTCGGTGGTCAACGCCTCGCGCAGCTTCTTTGGTGGAGCAATCGTGTACTCCAGCGAGCAGAAGACGCGCCTTTGCGGCGTGCCAGCGGAGCTGATCGAAGAGTACGGAGCGGTCTCCGAACCAGCCGCACGGGCGCTCGCCGAGGGTATTCGACGCGCTACCGGGAGCACGTTCGGGCTATCGATCACCGGCATCGCCGGACCGGGTCTCATGGACGGCCCGGACGCCGGAAAACCCATTGGCCTGGTCTATATCGGACTCTCCGACGAGGAAGATACCCAGGTCAAGCAGGTGCAAATTACCGGCGACCGCGAACGTGTCCGCCTGTGGGCGTCCCAGCACGCGCTGGAGATGCTTCGCAGGCGTTTGCAATAACAGTCTAATAACGCACAGATCACCTCACAGGTGCTTGGTACACTCAAACCGACACGATGGCCTGGATACTCACGATCGTCTACGCTTACCTGCTCGGGTCTATCCCGTTTGGCTACATTCTCGTTCGCTCGTTTCAGGATGAGGACATTCGCCAGTCGGGCTCGGGCAACATCGGAGCGACCAACGTCGCTCGCTCCAACAAGGTGCTTGGCATCGGCACGCTTCTGCTGGACGCCCTGAAGGGCTGGCTCGCCGTTGTGCTGACGCACGTAGTGGTGAAGGCCTTTCACCTCGGCACGCCGAACCCTGCGATGGACCTGGCCGCACTGGCGGGGCTGATGGCGGTCATCGGGCACATGTTCCCGGTGTGGCTTGGCTTCCGCGGCGGCAAAGGCGTGGCGACGGCGCTGGGCGTCTTCCTCGCGCTCTCCTGGCCCTCTGCGCTGGCGGCTGTGGCCGTCTTCATCGTCGCCATGGTGCTCTCCAAGTACGTCTCCGTCGGCTCTATCGTTGCGGCGATTGCTCTGCCGATCTTCGCGTGGCTGCTGACGCCGCACCGCACCGTCTTCTTCCTGCTGTGCTCCATCCTGATGGCTGTACTCGTCGTCTGGAAGCATTCCTCGAACATCGCTCGCCTGCGCGCGGGCACCGAGAGCAAGTTTCTCCGCTAAGCCACCTTTAGCCATTCGCAACGCCTGGAGTCAGCACGACATGAGTCGCATCGCCGTTATCGGAGCCGGAAGCTGGGGAACAGCGCTGGCAGTCTCTCTTGCACGCCGTGGCGGCCATGAGCTGACGCTGTGGGCGCATTCGCCGTCGCACGCAGAAGAACTCGCCGACACGGGAGAAAACACACGATACCTGCCCGGCTTCATCCTGCCGGCAGACATCCGCGTCACCGCGAAGCTGGAAGAAGCCATTCAAGGTGCAGCAACCATCCTCTGCGCGACGCCCTCGCAGGCGCTGCGCTCGGTCATGGAGCAGATCGCTTCGTCGCTCACCAAGGACCAGATTCTCCTCTCTGCCTCCAAGGGCATCGAGGAAAAAACCTTCCTGCGCATGTCGCAGATCATGTCCGAGTACGCACCCGAGAACCCTATCGGCACGCTCGGCGGCCCGTCCTTCGCACAGGAAGTTGCCGCAGCCATGCCGACCGCAATCACCATCGCGACGGACGACACCGTAACCGGCAAGCGTCTGCAGGATGACTTCTCCTCCTCGTCTCTGCGCGTCTATCGCAATGAAGATGTGATCGGTACAGAGCTCGGCGGAGCGTTGAAGAACGTCATCGCACTGTCTGCAGGCGTCGTCACCGGTCTGGAGCTGGGCAATAACGCTGCGGCTGCGCTCATCACGCGCGGCATGGTGGAGATTACCCGGCTCGCCATGGCCTGCGGAGGACGTCGCGAGACACTCAGCGGCCTGAGCGGCATCGGCGATCTCGTGCTTACCTGCACCGGCGGCCTTTCGCGCAACCGCACCGTGGGCATCGAACTGGGCAAGGGCCGCAAGCTGCCGGAGATTCTCGAATCGCTTAACGGCAAGGTGGCTGAAGGCGTTCGCTCCACCACGGCTGCGCTTGGCCTGGCCGCACGCTATGGCGTGGAGATGCCGATCACCGAGCAGATGGCCCTGATCCTGCACCAGGACAAGAGCCCCAAGGACGCCATCCGCGAGCTGATGTCGCGCCCCGGACGCACCGAATAATCACTGCAGATCTTCCGGCAAAACATTCAGCCGCGAGCGTCTCAACATCTCAGCAACCAGCCCCGGCGCCTCCCACGGTACATCGTGGAATGCGCTGCCGTGGACAAACGCTGACGTGGGGTCGCGCATCAACTCCTGCGGAAACAGAGCGATGGTTTTGTCGTTCACACGCACGGGCCGATCCTCGACCACAGCGTTCAGCACACCGCGAACAAACTCCGCGACGAGATCGCTTCCCACACCCAGCGGCAGGTGAACAAGCTGTGTTGGCCGCAGGTTCATCTCCAGGAGCATCTGCTGGCCGGTCACCGGGTCGGGCTTGTAGTCCGCACCGACAAAGCCGCGCAGCTTCAGACGCTCGATCATCCAACCCAGTTCGCGTTCGATCGTCGCATCATGCACCAGCCTCAGAACGCTCGCAGCGCCGCGCAGCGCCCAGCTACGAACGACCTCGAAGACCAGGCAGGCACGCATCTCTCCATCCACGGCCACCGCCATCGCCGTGCGTTCGCCACCGTCTCCGGGAAGACACTTCTGCGCGCTCACCGTGTGTGGCGTGCGCCGGAGACTCGACAGCACATGGTTCCATTCGTCATCGACGAAGCCGCGCTTCAGCGCACGCACCATGCCCGGAGCGTCATGTAATGCCTTCCATGCCCGTTTGGCCTCGGACTCCGTATGAGCAATCCGCACCCCTTGTCCGCCAAAGCTGGCATCGGACTTCAGCACCAGTGGAAGCCCCAGGGTACGCACCGCCTCCGCAACCGTTTCACAACGAGGCAGCGGCATCATCTGCGGAACGGCAATTCCCAGATCGCGAGCCTCTTCCAGCAACGCATAGCGCGACCCCGCAACACGTTGCGCCATGCGGTCTCCAAGGGACCGCGACATCAGGTTTGCCACCTCAGCATCCGTCGAGGCAAGCTCCAGCAGTTGCTCCAGCACAACCTCGTCGCAGGGAATCACCGCGTCGTGCGGTGAAGCTCGTACCGCAGTCAGCAACGACCGCTTCGGCTGCAGTGCACGATATGGCGTGAACTGCTTGATGGCATCGGTTACCAGCGCCGGGTGTCGCGCAGGCCCCACCAGGTCGACGTCACAGCCGAGGGCAGCCAGGCTCAACGCCAGCTTGGCCGTCGACACCCATTCACGGCACGAGGCCAGCAATACTCGAGGCACCAGTTCATTCTCAGCGGGGAGCACACTGAGAAGTCTACGCAGTGGAAGTGCGCTTGCGGTAAGGAAAGCAGCAAAGCTTTTCAACACGCGTACAATTTCTCTATCGAATCCCTCTGGCCGCGTGAACCTCGTTAGCCCTTCCACAACGGTTGCCATTATCGGCGCAGGCCCCTATGGGCTCTCGCTGGCAGCGCATTTGAATGCTGCCGGTGTGCCCTGCCGCATCTTCGGCACGCCCATGAATACGTGGAAGACGCAGATGCCGGAGGAGATGAAGCTGAAGTCTGATGGCTTTGCGTCCAATCTCTTTCCCGGGCATGGTCGCGAGTACACCCTGGAGCAGTTCTGCCGCGAGCAGGAGATTCCCTACCATCCCACGCACCTGCCAGTGGCGCTCAGCACCTTTGTTCGCTACGGAGAAGAGTTCGCGCGCCGGTTTATCCCGCAACTGGAAGAGAAGCAGGTTCTGCTGCTGGCACAGGGCAGCGAGGGCTTCCTCCTCACGCTCGACAGCCAGGAGACGCTAAGTGCTCGCTTTGTCGTCATCGCCACAGGCCTCAGCGTGAATGAGCATATTCCGAAGGAGCTGGCGCCTCTGCAGCCGGAACTCGTCAGCCATACCCGGCAACACCGCCGCTTCGAGAGCTTCCTCGGCAAAGACGTTGCCGTACTGGGTCGTGGAGCCAGCGCCCTGAACGCGGCGGTACTACTGCAGAATGCGGGCGGCCGCCCCGTACTCATTACGCGCAAACGCAAGGTGCACGTCCACACACCGGCCGACGATCAGCCACGAACGCTCTATCAACGGCTACGAAAGCCGTCTTCCCCGCTAGGTCCGTCGCTGCGCTCGTTCCTCGCGTCCCGCTTCCCCCATCTCTTTCGCACACTGCCCGCGGCGCTCCGCCGCTTGCTGGTGTGGAAGCATCTTGGTCCATCCGGAGGAGTTGCGCTTCACGGCCAGCTTCATGGACGCGTAGAGATGTTGCTTGGCTGGCGTGTGCAAGAGGCCAACCGTACCCTCGACGGACGCGCCCAGGTTTCCCTCGAAAACCTGGCCACTGGAGAAATCTGCCGGAAAACCTTTGACCACGTCCTTTGCGGTACGGGTTTTCAACATGAACTTCGCAAACTGCCGTTTTTAGCAGGCGACCTCATTCCACATATCCGCATCGAAGCAGATGGAAGTCCGAAGCTTGACTCACGCTTCCAAAGTTCCATGCCGGGTCTCTTCTTTGCGGGCCCAGCAGCAGCAGCCAGCTTTGGGCCCTTGCTTCGCTTTGCGGCAGGCGCATCTTTCGCAGCAGAACAGATTTCTAAAGCACTGGCACAGCCGTAGAAGACCAGCTAACTTTATGCCCGTTGCCCTGCTCACTCTTGAACTTGCCATCGAACACGCGCATTCGCTCAAGGATCGTCGTCAGGTCGTCCGCTCTCTGAAAGACAAGCTTCGTCACGGTTTTAATGTGTCGATCGCGGAATTGGATGAGGTAACAGCATGGAATCGAGCCACAATCGGGATCGCAGCGGTGTCTTTCTCGGTACGTTATCTGGCGGGGCAGATGACCAAAGTTCAAGACGCCGCCAACCGTCTGGCTGCCGGAATGGGCTGCGAAATACTGGAAAGTTACCTGGAAATGGACGTTCCGTTCGAGTCAGAGTAACCACCCAAAACCGAAGTGTCTAAAGAAACCAGCACCAAAGTGATGCAGACCAGCACCCTTCCCAGTGCTACCCTTTTGAATCGAAGCCGTTAGATTTAGATATGCCTGAACAAAGAGCCCGACAGCACCATCGCGACCGAGTAGCCTCCACCTTTGCCGAAGAAATCACCGCCATGCTGGAGGGTGAGCTTACGG carries:
- a CDS encoding NAD(P)-dependent glycerol-3-phosphate dehydrogenase gives rise to the protein MSRIAVIGAGSWGTALAVSLARRGGHELTLWAHSPSHAEELADTGENTRYLPGFILPADIRVTAKLEEAIQGAATILCATPSQALRSVMEQIASSLTKDQILLSASKGIEEKTFLRMSQIMSEYAPENPIGTLGGPSFAQEVAAAMPTAITIATDDTVTGKRLQDDFSSSSLRVYRNEDVIGTELGGALKNVIALSAGVVTGLELGNNAAAALITRGMVEITRLAMACGGRRETLSGLSGIGDLVLTCTGGLSRNRTVGIELGKGRKLPEILESLNGKVAEGVRSTTAALGLAARYGVEMPITEQMALILHQDKSPKDAIRELMSRPGRTE
- a CDS encoding ATP-grasp domain-containing protein — its product is MPRVLLASCREWVSTAKLALSLAALGCDVDLVGPARHPALVTDAIKQFTPYRALQPKRSLLTAVRASPHDAVIPCDEVVLEQLLELASTDAEVANLMSRSLGDRMAQRVAGSRYALLEEARDLGIAVPQMMPLPRCETVAEAVRTLGLPLVLKSDASFGGQGVRIAHTESEAKRAWKALHDAPGMVRALKRGFVDDEWNHVLSSLRRTPHTVSAQKCLPGDGGERTAMAVAVDGEMRACLVFEVVRSWALRGAASVLRLVHDATIERELGWMIERLKLRGFVGADYKPDPVTGQQMLLEMNLRPTQLVHLPLGVGSDLVAEFVRGVLNAVVEDRPVRVNDKTIALFPQELMRDPTSAFVHGSAFHDVPWEAPGLVAEMLRRSRLNVLPEDLQ
- a CDS encoding DUF503 domain-containing protein, translating into MPVALLTLELAIEHAHSLKDRRQVVRSLKDKLRHGFNVSIAELDEVTAWNRATIGIAAVSFSVRYLAGQMTKVQDAANRLAAGMGCEILESYLEMDVPFESE
- a CDS encoding NAD(P)-binding domain-containing protein, with protein sequence MNLVSPSTTVAIIGAGPYGLSLAAHLNAAGVPCRIFGTPMNTWKTQMPEEMKLKSDGFASNLFPGHGREYTLEQFCREQEIPYHPTHLPVALSTFVRYGEEFARRFIPQLEEKQVLLLAQGSEGFLLTLDSQETLSARFVVIATGLSVNEHIPKELAPLQPELVSHTRQHRRFESFLGKDVAVLGRGASALNAAVLLQNAGGRPVLITRKRKVHVHTPADDQPRTLYQRLRKPSSPLGPSLRSFLASRFPHLFRTLPAALRRLLVWKHLGPSGGVALHGQLHGRVEMLLGWRVQEANRTLDGRAQVSLENLATGEICRKTFDHVLCGTGFQHELRKLPFLAGDLIPHIRIEADGSPKLDSRFQSSMPGLFFAGPAAAASFGPLLRFAAGASFAAEQISKALAQP
- the plsY gene encoding glycerol-3-phosphate 1-O-acyltransferase PlsY, translating into MAWILTIVYAYLLGSIPFGYILVRSFQDEDIRQSGSGNIGATNVARSNKVLGIGTLLLDALKGWLAVVLTHVVVKAFHLGTPNPAMDLAALAGLMAVIGHMFPVWLGFRGGKGVATALGVFLALSWPSALAAVAVFIVAMVLSKYVSVGSIVAAIALPIFAWLLTPHRTVFFLLCSILMAVLVVWKHSSNIARLRAGTESKFLR
- a CDS encoding competence/damage-inducible protein A, with the protein product MLAEIIAIGSEMLTPDRQDTNSLYLTRGLNGLGVSVAFKTIVGDNRQHLAYAIRIALRRADVVLLSGGLGPTEDDLTRECAAEALGVTLHRDPDLMVALTRRYAERRTTMPTNNERQTEVLDGGVVLPNANGTAPGQWLDTTVEGHRKILILLPGPPKELKPLFDTECVPRLAATLPPRFMARRQLRMALMPESQVDARTAPIYQKFTDVETTILAGHAEIQLHFVCSKPTQEEADRRVNEVTELVEHEMGDDIFSSHGESLEEIAILMLGLQDMTLSVAESCTGGLLSERLTSVVNASRSFFGGAIVYSSEQKTRLCGVPAELIEEYGAVSEPAARALAEGIRRATGSTFGLSITGIAGPGLMDGPDAGKPIGLVYIGLSDEEDTQVKQVQITGDRERVRLWASQHALEMLRRRLQ